Proteins from a single region of Candidatus Dadabacteria bacterium:
- the tuf gene encoding elongation factor Tu (EF-Tu; promotes GTP-dependent binding of aminoacyl-tRNA to the A-site of ribosomes during protein biosynthesis; when the tRNA anticodon matches the mRNA codon, GTP hydrolysis results; the inactive EF-Tu-GDP leaves the ribosome and release of GDP is promoted by elongation factor Ts; many prokaryotes have two copies of the gene encoding EF-Tu), with the protein PFFPGYRPQFYFRTTDVTGSVKLPEGVEMVMPGDNVNMEVELIAPVAMDEQLRFAIREGGKTVGAGVVTGIIE; encoded by the coding sequence CGCCGTTTTTCCCCGGTTACCGTCCGCAGTTTTACTTCAGGACGACGGATGTTACAGGTTCGGTGAAGTTACCCGAAGGGGTGGAGATGGTGATGCCGGGCGACAATGTGAACATGGAGGTGGAGTTGATAGCGCCGGTGGCGATGGATGAGCAGTTGCGTTTTGCAATCCGCGAGGGCGGCAAGACGGTGGGCGCGGGTGTCGTTACGGGAATTATTGAGTAG